The following proteins come from a genomic window of Gloeomargarita sp. SRBZ-1_bins_9:
- a CDS encoding DUF3531 family protein — MNVQFREVDVFNLWLWFEFAKPPDVRARQYLEEILSSWFLLGKLGGFNAENLQVQEQGYDLNFFPYDNQAADRTLQAVMHNMGEVEYRDRWARCWFDLGTSDGLALDVLINALRQFSREYVPLKTVIIGGVNPDWPVERGEPSPLLGYV; from the coding sequence ATGAATGTGCAATTCCGGGAAGTGGATGTGTTTAATCTCTGGCTGTGGTTTGAATTTGCCAAACCGCCGGATGTGCGGGCGCGCCAGTATCTGGAGGAGATTCTCAGTTCCTGGTTTTTGTTGGGGAAGTTGGGGGGGTTCAACGCGGAAAACCTGCAGGTCCAGGAACAGGGCTATGACCTGAACTTTTTCCCCTACGACAACCAGGCGGCGGACAGAACTCTGCAGGCGGTCATGCACAATATGGGGGAGGTGGAGTACCGGGACCGGTGGGCGCGCTGCTGGTTTGACCTGGGCACCAGTGATGGTCTGGCCCTGGATGTACTTATCAACGCCCTGCGCCAGTTTTCCCGGGAGTACGTGCCCCTAAAGACGGTGATCATTGGGGGGGTGAATCCCGATTGGCCGGTGGAGCGGGGGGAACCGTCGCCCCTGTTAGGTTATGTCTAA